One region of Limnospira fusiformis SAG 85.79 genomic DNA includes:
- a CDS encoding Uma2 family endonuclease, producing the protein MVSQPKIATQHEIIYPDSDGKPMAENTIQFRWIMTIYHNLAWLFALQADVFVAGDLLWYPVEGNNKIRQAPDVMVVFGVEKGDRGSYQQWKEKAIAPQVVFEILSPGNRPGELTRKLLFYEHYGVEEYYIYDPENNDLSGCIRSGDRLAMIEEMQNWVSPRLQVRFELSEETLTLYNPQGQPFSSPLEIEQQLQQERSRAKQVTAELEEERSRAEQERLRAEQVTAELEEERSRAEQMTAELEEERRKAKRLEMLLREAGIDGDRL; encoded by the coding sequence ATGGTTTCTCAGCCAAAAATAGCAACTCAGCATGAAATTATCTATCCTGATTCTGACGGTAAACCGATGGCCGAGAATACGATTCAGTTTCGCTGGATTATGACCATATATCACAATCTGGCGTGGTTATTTGCCCTACAGGCGGATGTGTTTGTGGCAGGGGATTTACTCTGGTATCCGGTGGAAGGGAATAATAAGATACGCCAAGCGCCGGATGTTATGGTGGTGTTTGGGGTAGAGAAGGGAGACCGGGGTTCTTACCAACAGTGGAAAGAAAAGGCGATCGCCCCCCAGGTCGTGTTTGAAATTCTGTCTCCGGGGAACCGACCGGGAGAACTGACTCGGAAGTTGTTATTTTACGAACACTATGGGGTGGAGGAATATTATATTTATGACCCGGAAAACAATGATTTGAGCGGGTGTATCCGTTCGGGCGATCGTCTGGCTATGATTGAGGAAATGCAGAATTGGGTGAGTCCCCGCCTGCAAGTTCGATTTGAGTTGTCCGAGGAGACTTTAACACTTTATAATCCCCAGGGTCAGCCGTTTTCTTCTCCCCTGGAAATCGAGCAACAATTACAACAGGAGCGCTCGCGAGCCAAACAAGTGACCGCCGAGTTGGAAGAGGAGCGCTCGCGAGCCGAACAGGAGCGCTTGCGAGCCGAACAAGTGACCGCCGAGTTGGAAGAGGAGCGCTCGCGAGCCGAACAAATGACCGCCGAGTTGGAAGAGGAGCGCCGAAAGGCTAAAAGGTTGGAGATGTTGTTGCGGGAAGCGGGGATTGATGGCGATCGCTTATAG
- a CDS encoding glycosyltransferase family 2 protein has protein sequence MNQHPRVSVIIPVYNGDRFLGEAIESVLSQTYQDYEIIVVDDGSTDGTSEVVASLGDKIRYFHQENQGSAVARNLGIHQAKGELIAFLDADDFWLLPEKLAQQVSLFDQQPNLAIVQTGWRIVDELRNQIIDVEPWHKVPELTLESWLRYKPVKTSSLLVTKNSLEKAGGFDRELRQSHDVDLVLRLALMGCEATWWPRVAVGYRRYGGNTTRNAKTQADCVVRVLDKFFAHQDLPQSIRAMESSVRYHTLVWLAWYHYDKGLYADMADFLNRSWEYTPYYRMETIADWVGCFKKFSVQNGQSWDIGFLTDLPDWQNLISKTVVD, from the coding sequence CTGAATCAACATCCGAGGGTCAGTGTAATTATTCCCGTTTATAATGGCGATCGCTTTTTAGGGGAAGCGATCGAAAGTGTTTTAAGCCAAACCTATCAAGACTATGAAATCATAGTTGTTGATGATGGTTCCACAGATGGAACCTCGGAGGTAGTCGCATCATTAGGGGATAAAATTAGATATTTTCACCAGGAAAATCAAGGTTCTGCTGTAGCTCGGAATTTGGGGATTCACCAAGCCAAGGGGGAGTTAATTGCCTTTTTAGATGCCGATGATTTTTGGCTGTTACCAGAAAAGTTAGCACAACAGGTGAGTTTATTTGACCAACAGCCTAATTTAGCGATCGTCCAGACCGGATGGCGCATTGTCGATGAACTCCGTAATCAAATCATTGATGTCGAACCTTGGCATAAAGTTCCCGAACTCACCTTAGAGAGTTGGTTAAGGTATAAACCGGTCAAAACCAGTAGCTTATTAGTCACAAAGAATTCCCTAGAAAAGGCGGGGGGTTTTGATAGGGAGTTGCGACAATCCCACGATGTCGATTTAGTCTTGCGTTTAGCCTTGATGGGGTGTGAGGCGACTTGGTGGCCGCGGGTTGCCGTGGGTTATCGTCGGTATGGGGGGAACACCACCAGAAACGCCAAAACTCAGGCTGATTGTGTAGTGAGGGTACTAGATAAGTTTTTTGCTCATCAAGATTTACCCCAGTCCATCCGAGCCATGGAGAGTTCTGTGCGCTATCATACTCTGGTATGGCTGGCTTGGTATCACTATGATAAGGGCTTGTATGCGGACATGGCTGATTTTTTAAATCGCTCTTGGGAATATACCCCTTACTATCGAATGGAGACTATTGCCGACTGGGTGGGGTGCTTTAAAAAGTTTTCCGTGCAGAATGGTCAGAGTTGGGATATTGGTTTTTTGACAGATTTACCAGATTGGCAGAATTTGATTAGTAAGACTGTGGTAGACTGA
- a CDS encoding Uma2 family endonuclease: protein MHSTLSLQLPPSTLLQVTLEQFQALAAANPDLRLERTATGELIVNPPAGSESGKRNFSLTTQLGIWVEAHPELGEGFDSSTGFILPNGAIRSPDASWVSRPRWEALTPDMRRGFAPLCPDFVVELRSPTDSLSLLREKMGEYLENGARLGWLIDPQNRRVEIYRPGQEIEVWPEPTELSGGDVLPGFVLRLDRIWG from the coding sequence ATGCACAGCACTCTCTCCCTGCAACTCCCCCCTTCCACCCTTCTCCAAGTCACCCTGGAACAATTCCAGGCGCTCGCCGCCGCCAACCCCGATTTAAGATTGGAACGGACAGCTACAGGAGAATTGATTGTGAACCCACCCGCAGGGAGCGAATCGGGAAAAAGAAATTTTAGCTTGACAACCCAACTGGGAATTTGGGTGGAAGCCCACCCGGAATTGGGGGAAGGGTTCGACTCCTCGACCGGATTTATCCTCCCCAATGGTGCGATCCGTTCCCCTGATGCTTCTTGGGTGAGTCGCCCCCGTTGGGAGGCGCTGACACCCGATATGCGTCGCGGTTTCGCTCCTTTATGTCCTGACTTCGTGGTGGAATTGCGATCGCCTACCGATAGCTTATCCCTACTGCGAGAAAAGATGGGGGAATATTTGGAAAATGGAGCCCGACTGGGATGGTTGATTGACCCCCAAAATCGACGGGTAGAAATCTACCGCCCCGGACAAGAAATCGAAGTTTGGCCGGAGCCCACAGAACTCTCAGGCGGCGATGTCTTGCCGGGATTTGTTTTGAGACTTGATCGGATTTGGGGATGA
- a CDS encoding Uma2 family endonuclease, giving the protein MHSTLSLQLPPSTVLHITLEQFQALAAANPDLRLERTATGELIVNPPAGSESGKRNLSLTTQLGIWVEAHPELGEGFDSSTGFILPNGAIRSPDASWVSRPRWEALTPDMRRGFAPLCPDFVVELRSPTDSLSLLREKMGEYLENGARLGWLIDPQNRRVEIYRPGQEIEVLPEPTELSGGDVLPGFVLRLNRIWG; this is encoded by the coding sequence ATGCACAGCACTCTCTCCCTGCAACTCCCCCCTTCCACGGTTCTCCACATCACCCTGGAACAATTCCAGGCGCTCGCCGCCGCCAACCCCGATTTAAGATTGGAACGGACAGCTACAGGAGAATTGATTGTGAACCCACCCGCAGGGAGCGAATCGGGAAAAAGAAATTTGAGCTTGACAACCCAACTGGGAATTTGGGTGGAAGCCCACCCGGAATTGGGGGAAGGGTTCGACTCCTCGACGGGATTTATCCTCCCCAATGGTGCGATCCGTTCCCCTGATGCTTCTTGGGTGAGTCGCCCCCGTTGGGAGGCGCTGACACCCGATATGCGTCGCGGTTTCGCTCCTTTATGTCCTGACTTCGTGGTGGAATTGCGATCGCCTACCGATAGCTTATCCCTACTGCGAGAAAAGATGGGGGAATATTTGGAAAATGGAGCCCGACTGGGATGGTTGATTGACCCCCAAAATCGACGGGTAGAAATCTACCGCCCCGGACAAGAAATCGAAGTTTTGCCGGAGCCCACAGAACTCTCAGGCGGCGATGTCTTGCCGGGATTTGTTTTGAGACTTAATCGGATTTGGGGATGA
- a CDS encoding Uma2 family endonuclease, with product MVSQPKIATQHEIIYPDSDGKPIADNTIQFRWIMTIYHNLAWLFALQADVFVAGDLLWYPVEGNNKIRQAPDVMVVFGVEKGDRGSYQQWKEKAIAPQVVLEILSPGNRPGELTRKLLFYDRYGVEEYYIYDPENNDLSGCIRSGDRLAMIEEMQNWVSPRLQVRFELSEETLTLYNPQGQPFSSPLEIEQQLQQERSRAEQVTAELEEERRKTKRLEMLLREAGIDGDRL from the coding sequence ATGGTTTCTCAGCCAAAAATAGCAACTCAGCATGAAATTATCTATCCTGATTCTGACGGTAAACCGATCGCCGACAATACGATTCAGTTTCGCTGGATTATGACCATATATCACAATCTGGCGTGGTTATTTGCCCTACAGGCGGATGTGTTTGTGGCGGGGGATTTACTCTGGTATCCGGTGGAAGGGAATAATAAGATACGCCAAGCGCCGGATGTTATGGTGGTGTTTGGGGTAGAGAAGGGAGACCGGGGTTCTTACCAACAGTGGAAAGAAAAGGCGATCGCCCCCCAGGTGGTGTTGGAAATTCTGTCTCCGGGGAACCGACCGGGAGAACTGACTCGGAAGTTGTTATTTTACGATCGCTATGGGGTGGAGGAATATTATATTTATGACCCGGAAAACAATGATTTGAGCGGGTGTATCCGTTCGGGCGATCGTCTGGCTATGATTGAGGAAATGCAGAATTGGGTGAGTCCCCGCCTGCAAGTTCGATTTGAGTTGTCCGAGGAGACTTTAACACTTTATAATCCCCAGGGTCAGCCGTTTTCTTCTCCCCTGGAAATCGAGCAACAATTACAACAGGAGCGCTCGCGAGCCGAACAAGTGACCGCCGAGTTGGAAGAGGAGCGCCGAAAGACTAAAAGGTTGGAGATGTTGTTGCGGGAAGCGGGGATTGATGGCGATCGCTTATAG
- a CDS encoding Uma2 family endonuclease, which yields MVSQPKIATQHEIIYPDSDGKPMAENTIQFRWIMTIYHNLAWLFALQADVFVAGDLLWYPVEGNNKIRQAPDVMVVFGVEKGDRGSYQQWKEKAIAPQVVFEILSPGNRPGELTRKLLFYEHYGVEEYYIYDPENNDLSGCIRSGDHLAMIEEMQNWVSPRLQVRFELSEETLTLYNPQGQPFSSPLEIEQQLQQERSRAEQERSRAEQVTAELEEERSRAEQERSRAEQERSRAEQVTAELEEERRKAKRLEMLLREAGIDGDRL from the coding sequence ATGGTTTCTCAGCCAAAAATAGCAACTCAGCATGAAATTATCTATCCTGATTCTGACGGTAAACCGATGGCCGAGAATACGATTCAGTTTCGCTGGATTATGACCATATATCACAATCTGGCGTGGTTATTTGCCCTACAGGCGGATGTGTTTGTGGCGGGGGATTTACTCTGGTATCCGGTGGAAGGAAATAATAAGATACGCCAAGCGCCCGATGTTATGGTGGTGTTTGGGGTAGAGAAGGGAGACCGGGGTTCTTACCAACAGTGGAAAGAAAAGGCGATCGCCCCCCAGGTCGTGTTTGAAATTCTGTCTCCGGGGAACCGACCGGGAGAACTGACTCGGAAGTTGTTATTTTACGAACACTATGGGGTGGAGGAATATTATATTTATGACCCGGAAAACAATGATTTGAGCGGGTGTATCCGTTCGGGCGATCATCTGGCTATGATTGAGGAAATGCAGAATTGGGTGAGTCCCCGCCTGCAAGTTCGATTTGAGTTATCCGAGGAGACGTTAACACTTTATAATCCCCAGGGTCAGCCGTTTTCTTCTCCCCTGGAAATCGAGCAACAATTACAACAGGAGCGCTCGCGAGCCGAACAGGAGCGCTCGCGAGCCGAACAAGTGACCGCCGAGTTGGAAGAGGAGCGCTCGCGAGCCGAACAGGAGCGCTCGCGAGCCGAACAGGAGCGCTCGCGAGCCGAACAAGTGACCGCCGAGTTGGAAGAGGAGCGCCGAAAGGCTAAAAGGTTGGAGATGTTGTTGCGGGAAGCGGGGATTGATGGCGATCGCTTATAG
- a CDS encoding Uma2 family endonuclease, with amino-acid sequence MVSQPKIATQHEIIYPDSDGKPMAENTIQFRWIMTIYHNLAWLFALQADVFVAGDLLWYPVEGNNKIRQAPDVMVVFGVEKGDRGSYQQWKEKAIAPQVVLEILSPGNRPGELTRKLLFYEHYGVEEYYIYDPENNDLSGCIRSGDHLAMIEEMQNWVSPRLQVRFELSEETLTLYNPQGQPFSSPLEIEQQLQQERSRAEQERSRAEQERSRAEQVTAELEEERSRAEQVTAELEEERSRAEQVTAELEEERRKAKRLEMLLREAGIDGDRL; translated from the coding sequence ATGGTTTCTCAGCCAAAAATAGCAACTCAGCATGAAATTATCTATCCTGATTCTGACGGTAAACCGATGGCCGAGAATACGATTCAGTTTCGCTGGATTATGACCATATATCACAATCTGGCGTGGTTATTTGCCCTACAGGCGGATGTGTTTGTGGCAGGGGATTTACTCTGGTATCCGGTGGAAGGAAATAATAAGATACGCCAAGCGCCCGATGTTATGGTGGTGTTTGGGGTAGAGAAGGGAGACCGGGGTTCTTACCAACAGTGGAAAGAAAAGGCGATCGCCCCCCAGGTGGTGTTGGAAATTCTGTCTCCGGGGAACCGACCGGGAGAACTGACTCGGAAGTTGTTATTTTACGAACACTATGGGGTGGAGGAATATTATATTTATGACCCGGAAAACAATGATTTGAGCGGGTGTATCCGTTCGGGCGATCATCTGGCTATGATTGAGGAAATGCAGAATTGGGTGAGTCCCCGCCTGCAAGTTCGATTTGAGTTGTCCGAGGAGACGTTAACACTTTATAATCCCCAGGGTCAGCCGTTTTCTTCTCCCCTGGAAATCGAGCAACAATTACAACAGGAGCGCTCGCGAGCCGAACAGGAGCGCTCGCGAGCCGAACAGGAGCGCTCGCGAGCCGAACAAGTGACCGCCGAGTTGGAAGAGGAGCGCTCGCGAGCCGAACAAGTGACCGCCGAGTTGGAAGAGGAGCGCTCGCGAGCCGAACAAGTGACCGCCGAGTTGGAAGAGGAGCGCCGAAAGGCTAAAAGGTTGGAGATGTTGTTGCGGGAAGCGGGGATTGATGGCGATCGCTTATAG
- a CDS encoding DUF29 domain-containing protein, which produces MKNALNNQLQDLYQTDSYLWLQKTVELLKAEDFRHLDLDGLIEELESWGRSQFNQARSRLRQIIIHLLLWEYWEQEYERNCRHWQSEIIAFRDDLIHELTASLQNKLILQLDSIYHVAVSFVIKKTGLSKSIFPANCPYNFEQLLDDNWYPNHQLS; this is translated from the coding sequence ATGAAAAATGCCCTCAACAATCAACTGCAAGACTTGTATCAAACCGACAGTTATTTATGGTTGCAAAAAACCGTCGAATTGTTAAAAGCAGAAGACTTCCGACATTTGGATTTAGACGGCTTAATTGAGGAGTTGGAAAGTTGGGGTAGGAGTCAATTTAATCAAGCGAGAAGTCGGTTGCGACAAATCATCATCCATCTTCTGTTATGGGAATACTGGGAGCAAGAATACGAGCGCAACTGTCGGCATTGGCAATCAGAAATAATTGCGTTTCGAGATGATTTGATTCATGAACTGACCGCGAGTTTGCAAAATAAGCTGATTCTCCAATTGGACTCTATCTATCATGTCGCGGTAAGTTTCGTAATCAAAAAAACGGGTTTATCTAAAAGTATATTTCCGGCTAATTGCCCTTATAATTTTGAACAATTATTGGATGATAACTGGTATCCAAATCATCAGTTAAGCTGA